From the genome of Eucalyptus grandis isolate ANBG69807.140 chromosome 2, ASM1654582v1, whole genome shotgun sequence, one region includes:
- the LOC120290276 gene encoding wall-associated receptor kinase-like 10 codes for MLLKQRLATTEGDVDSTRVFSAEELISATNSYDEERTLGQGGFEYFESGHLTEKSDVYSFGVVLAELLMSKKVVDLQRPQEARNLGTYFVLNMEEDRLSDVLDPQLVESTSDQIKGVAEIIKKCVSSRGEERPTMKEVATELEGLRKPSMHPWLHEDVNSKDGRECLLEGTSSDLYPPPPGQHVDGWD; via the exons ATGCTACTGAAGCAACGGCTTGCTACAACCGAGGGTGATGTGGATTCAACCAGAGTTTTCTCAGCTGAAGAGCTCATATCTGCGACCAACAGCTACGACGAAGAGAGGACTCTCGGCCAAGGCGGTTTCG AGTACTTTGAGAGCGGTCACCTCACGGAGAAGAGCGATGTCTACAGCTTCGGGGTGGTCCTCGCAGAGCTCTTGATGAGCAAGAAGGTCGTGGATCTGCAGAGACCGCAGGAAGCAAGGAACTTGGGCACGTACTTTGTTCTCAACATGGAGGAAGACCGGCTAAGCGATGTCCTCGACCCTCAATTGGTAGAGTCGACTTCGGATCAGATAAAGGGGGTTGCCGAGATAATTAAGAAGTGCGTCAGCTCGAGAGGTGAGGAGAGGCCGACGATGAAGGAAGTCGCGACTGAATTGGAGGGTTTGAGGAAGCCTTCGATGCATCCATGGCTGCACGAAGATGTTAACAGCAAGGATGGTCGCGAATGCTTGCTTGAAGGAACATCCTCGGACCTCTACCCTCCGCCACCAGGCCAGCATGTTGATGGTTGGGATTAA